The genomic interval GCGCACCGCCGAGGACCGGCTGTGGATCTGGCGGCTGCACCTGACGGCGCGCACCTACGCGTCCCTCGGACTGCACGGGGTGTTCTACCGGCGGGGCGTCGCGACCTCCCTCACCCAGATCAAGGACTCCCGCCAGCTCGACTTCATCCCGGCGTACGACCTGCTGCTGCGGGACGTGCAGGGCGACCCGGAGTGCGACCGCTTCCTCCCGAAGGCCGTCCGCACCTACTGCGCCATGATCGCCTTCCACCTCGGCAAGGCGGACGCGTACGAGCCGTCGGCGGCCCGGCGGCTGCGGCAGGAGGCGCGGGAGGCGCTGCTGCGCATGCCCCAGCACGCGCTGGAGGAGACCCTGACCACCATCGACAGCACCCGGAGCAGGCTCCTCGGCCGCCTGCGCGACGGGCGGAAGGCTGCCTGACCCATGCACCGCACCACGCAGATGTTCCAGGTCTCGACCCTCTACGGCGCCGCCACCCTGGCCGCGGCGCTGGACGCGGGCCTGTTCGGACCGCGCGGCCAGGCCCGCCGGATCCTTCTGGTCTCGCACAATGCGGCCGTCCCGGAGACCGCGCTGCGCCTGGACGAGATGCACGGCTACGGCCCGCTGGCCGCCCGCTTCGACACGGTGGTGAGCTGGAACGAGGCGATCAGCCCGTACCACCCGAGCGCCTGGGGTCCGCGCGGCGCGGACACGGTGCTGTGGCAGCGGGCGCTGCGGCTGCTGTGGGGCATCGACGAGGACGAACGGGTCGATCTGGCCGTCGAGTCGATCCAGGCCAACCCGGCCCGCGCGCTGGTCGCGATCTTCTCCGAGGCGTCCGTCGACGTCTACGCGGACGGTCTGATGAGCTACGGCCCGACCCGGGAGAGGCTGCCGCTGACCCTCGGCCGGCGCGTCCGGCGGCTGCTCCACCTCGACCTGGTCCCCGGGCTGCGGCCGCTGCTGCTGTCCGAGTACGGCGTGGAGCCGGTGATCGTGCCGGACGGGGCGTTCCGCGCGGTGCTGGACGAGGTCGCCCGGGAGGCGGCGGACGACCCGCTCCTCGCGCCCGTGCGCGAGGAGCGGCCGACGGCCGTGCTGCTCGGCCAGTACCTGGCGGCGATCGACATCCTGAGCGCGCGCGAGGAGGAGGACCTGCACGTGCGCATGCTCACCGGGGCGGTGCGCGCCGGGCACCGCTCGATCGTCTTCAAGCCCCACCCGACCGCCCCCGCCGGCTACTCGGCGGCGCTGCACAAGGCGGCGGCCGACGCGGGCGTGCGGCTCACCGTGCTGGACGCGCCGCTGCTCGCGGAGACGCTGTACCACCACGCCCGGCCCGAGCTGGTCGTCGGCTGCTTCTCCACGGCGATGGTGACCGCGTCCGCCTACTACGACGTGCCGGTGGCGCGGGCGGGGACGGCCCTGGTGCTGGACCGGCTGCGGCCGTACCAGAACAGCAACCGGATACCGCTGACGCTGGTCGACCATCTGGTGCCGGACCTGGAGCGGGACGAGACCCCGGCCGTGCTGGGCGCGGCGCCCGCGTCGCTGGAGCCGCTGGTGCGGACCATGGGCTTCTGCATGCAGCCCCGGACGTATCCGGCGCTGCGGGGGCCCGCGGAGGAGTGGCTGCGCGCCCACCTCGCGGACAGTCCCGCCCCGTACTTCCCCGCCCTGCGCCTGGCCGAGCTGGGGCTGCCCGGCAGCAGTCCCGCCACCCGGGCGCGGGTCCGCGCGGCACGCGCCCGGCGGAAGGTGGGGCGGGCGGTCCGCGGTACCCGGAAGCGGTGACGCGGGGCCGCCGCGCCGTTCCCGGCGGCCCCGCGTGCCGCCGGGAACGCACCGGCCACGGGCACGCCACCGTCCCGTCAACTCCCGTACACGCCAGGGGTGCACAGTTGCGCGGTGACCGACGACATCGCCGTACGCATGCCGCAGCAGAAGAGCGGCACCGGCTCTCCCCCGGCGCGGACCGCCACGCGGGAGCACCGTTACGACATCGACCTTCTGCGGCTGGTCTGCTCCGCGACCATCATGGTGGGCCACGTCGGCGCCCTGTTCATCCACGCCACCGGCAACGACCCGGCGAACGGCGCCGGCTCCTACTGGGCGGGCCACGTCGCCGAGGCGGTCAACCCGTTCGCCGTCCCGGTGTACTTCGCGGTCGCCGGCTGGGCGGTGCTCGTGGGGGCGCCTCCGCGCGACGGCGCGCACATGCGGCGGCGGATCGTCCACAACCTCGTGCCGCTCTTCGTGTGGACGGGCGTCTACCTGGCGTGGGCCTGGCTGCGCGACCGCAACGAGCGGCCCATGACGGAGCTGGCGGCGGACTCCCTCTTCGGCTCGGTGCGGCCCGCCTACCACCTGTGGTTCATGTACAACTACATCCCGGTGATCGCGCTGCTGGCCCTCGTGGTCCTGCTGCGGTCCGGCCGTCGCCCCTGGGGGCTGGGCGCGGCGCTGCTCGGCATCGCGGTGACGCCCAGCGTGCTGACCACGGCCGCCGAGGTGACGGGCCGGGAGATGCCCGCCTCCTCCTGGGGCTTCGCCTTCTACGCGATCGTCTACGCGGTGGGCGGGGCGCTGCTGCTGTCCCTGCCGGCCGGGACGGTACGGCCGCGGTGGCCGCTGTTCGTGCTGCTGCCGCTCTCCATGGCCGGGGCGCTCTGGTACAACACGCGGGTCCACTACGTGATGCCCAACGCGCACCTGTTCGTCGCCGTCATGTGCGTCTGCGTCCTGCTGCTGGTCAGCAGGGTGCGGGTGCCGGAGCGGTGGCGGCCGGCGCTGCGGAGACTGGCCGGCGCGGCGCTCGGCGCGTACATGGTGCACGTGCTGTTCGTCGAGGAGATCGCCGCCCCCCTCGTGTCGCCGGACCTGAGCGGACCCGCGGCCGCGCTGCTGCTGGCCGGTCTGCTGGTCACGGTGATGACCCTGTCGTTCGCCGCCAGCCTCCTGTGGGGCCGGCTGAACCTGCGCCGCCTGCTCGGCTGACGCCGCGCCGGCCCTCCCGACCGCCCTCCGACGGATCGAGGTCCCCGTGCCCTTGAACAGCCACGCCCTGCTGACCAGTTCCCCCGCCCGGCGGCTGCTGCGGCCGGTCGCCGACCTCGTCGACCGGCGCATCGAACGGCGGCTGCGCGCCGTGGAGGCCGCGGGCCGGGAGCGGCTGCGGGAGATCGCCGGGACGGTGGAGCGCCAGCAGCTCACCCTCGACCTGCTGCTCGGCCCCGCCGGGCGCGGTCTGTCGCGGGTGGTGTCGCCGGGACCGCTGGGCCGGTTGCACGCCGAGGTGGCGGAGCTGGCCGGGGGCCGGGACGCCGCCGTGCGCAACGTCGCCACGGCCTACCGGCTGCTGGTCGGCCTGGAGTCGCTCGGGGCCGGGCGGATCGCCGGGGGCACGATGAACATCTGCGGCAAGCTCGGCACGATCCCCCTGCTGGACCCGCCGAACGACGAGGTGCTGGAGATCGGCACGCTCCACGGCATGTTCTGTGCGGGGCTGATCCGGATGCTGGAGCGCGACGGCCGTGAGCCGTCCGTGACGATCGTCGACCCGTTCGCCGGGATCCAGCTCCAGCCCGGCACGCCCCGCCGCTCGGACCCGTCCGGCACCCCGGTCGACGTGCGCACGGTGCGGACCAACCTCGCCCTGGCCGGTCCGGCCGGCCTGGCCGCGCGGATCGAGCGGGGTTTCTCGCAGGACCCCGCGGTCCGCGCCGCCGTCTCGGACCGCCGCTACGGTGTGATCGTCGTCGACGGCGACCACTCGGCCGAGGGCGTCGCGGGCGATCTGCGGTGGGCGGAGGAGATCGCCGCCCCGGGCGGGATCGTCGTGCTGGACGACTTCGGCGACCCCAAGTGGCCGGGGGTCGCCGAGGCCCTGGAGGCCCACCTGGCGGGCGCCACCCGCTTCACGTACCTCGGGAAGGCAGCCCTGTCGGCGTTCCTGCGCGCGGACTGATCAACTCGGCCCGTAGCGGGCCTCGATGCCGGCGACGATCAGGGCGAGGCCCTCCTCGAAGTGCTCGTCGTAGTCGCCGAAGAGGGCGGCTCCGGCCTCGGCGGCGAGCGGCCGGCCGGCCATCGCGCGGGCGCGTTCCTCGACGTCGAAGCCCGCCCGGCGCTCCCCCGGGCGCGGTTCGACGCCCTGCTCCTCGGCCACGAAGCCGAGCGTGTAGAGGAACGTCGTCTGGAGCGCCCGTACCGCCTGGGCGAGGGTGAGCCCCGCGGACGTGAGCAGACGGAGGTCGGCCTCCTGCTGCTCGGCGTGCTCCAGGCCGGTGAAGCAGGTGCCGCTGAACACCTTGGCGCCGTCGCGGTAGCCGAGCAGCGTCCGGCGCAGCACCCGGTTGACCCTGAGCAGGCGTTCCCGCCAGCCGTCGTCCGGGCCGGGTTCCGTCCCGTCGAGCATCCGGCGGAACATCTCGGTCGCCATCTCGTCCAGCAGCGCCTGCTTGTCCTTGAAGTGCCAGTAGAGGGCGGGCGCCTTGACGTCCAGTTCCCTGGCGATGGCGCGCAGGGTCAGGCCGTCCAGGCCGACCTCGTTCAGCAGCTCCAGTGCCGTCCCGGCGACCCGTCGGCGGTCCAGCGGCGCGCGTCGTTCGGTGCTCACGCTTGACAACTTAACACCGTTAGGGAGACGCTCGGACGGCGGATCACTTAACGCTGTTAAGGAGGCGGACCGTGAACGACACCTCTGTCCTGATCGTGGGCGCGGGACCGACCGGACTCACCCTCGGCATCGACCTCGCCCGGCGCGGAGTGCCGGCGCTGGTCGTGGAGCGGGAGGACGGACTGTTCCCCGGATCGCGCGGCAAGGGCCTCCAGCCGCGCACGATGGAGGTCTTCGACGACCTCGGCGTGCTCGACCGGGTGCGGGCGGGCGGCGGCCGCTACCCGGTCGGAATGCTCTGGCGCGACGGGGAGCGGCTGGGCGAGCACCACCTGGCGGACCCGGTGGAGCCCACCGAGGAGGCGCCGTACGAGGGCTGGATGGTGCCGCAGTGGCGCACCCAGCGGATCCTGCTGGACCGGCTGGAGGAGCTGGGCGGCAAGGTCGCCCACGGCCGCGAGGTCACCGGCGTCGCCCAGGACGAGGACGGCGTGACCGCCCACTTCGCCTCCGGGCCGCCGCTGCGCGCCGCCTGCCTGGTCGCCGCGGACGGGGGACGCTCGGCGGTGCGCCGGGCGGTCGGCGCCGGCATGACCGGCGAGGCGGTGGACCCGCTGCCGATGCTGGTGGCGGACGTGCGGATCGCCGGCCTGGACCGCGACCACTGGCACATGTTCCCGCCCCGCGAGGGCCGGGACGCGTTCCTCACCCTCTGCCCGCTCGCCGGGACGGACGACTTCCAGCTGGTCGCCCGGTTCGGCGAGGGCGCCCGGGCGGACCTCTCCCCCGACGCGGTGCGGCGGGTCGTGGCCGACCGTACGCACCTCGCCGCCGAGGACGTCACGGACGTGCTGTGGGCCTCCGACTTCCGGCCGCGCGCCGCACTCGCCGACCGCTTCCGCACCGGCCGGGTGTTCCTCGCGGGCGACGCGGCGCACGTGCACTCCCCGGCCGGCGGCCAGGGCCTCAACACCTCCGTGCAGGACGCCTACAACCTGGGCTGGAAGCTGGGCGCGGTGCTGTCCGACGGGGCGGACCCGGCGCTCCTCGACACCTACGAGGAGGAGCGGCGGGCGGTCGCCGCGGACGTGCTCGGCCTGTCCACCCGCATCCACCGGGGCGAGGCCGGGCGCGGCGGAGCCACCCTGCAACTGGACCTGGGGTACCGCGACTCCTCGCTCACCGCGGAGACGCGTACGGAGCCCGGCCCGGTGCGCGCGGGCGACCGGGCGCCGGACGGCCGGGCGGGCGGCGTGCGCCTCTTCGACGCCTTCCGGGGGCCGCACTGGACCCTGCTGGCGCTGGGCACGGACGCCCCCGAACCGCCCGCGGGCGTCCGGCTGGTGCGCGGCCCGTCCCACCGGACGTACGGCACGGGCCTGTTCCTGGTCCGCCCGGACGGCTACGTGGGCTGGGCCGGGGACGCCCCGGACGGGCTCGGCGCCTACCTCGCCCGGTTCGGCCGGCGCTGACGGCGCGCCCGGGCCATGAATCCCGGACGCCCTACGCGCTCGCCGTCGACAGCTTCACCGCGAAGCCCAGGAACAGGGCGCCGGCCGCCGAGGTGGCGCCCGCCGACAGCCGGCGGCGACGGCGGAACGCGGCGGCCAGCCGGGTGCCGCCGAAGATCAGCGCGCTGAGGTAGAGCACGCTGGCGATCTGGGCGAGCGCGCCGAGCACCACGAAGGAGAGCGCCGGATAGGCGTAGGCCGGGTCGACGAACTGCACGAAGAAGGCGATGAAGAACAGGATCGCCTTCGGGTTGAGCAGGCTGACCACCAGCGCCCGGCGGAACGGACGCTCACCGGGCGTCCCGGCGGCGGAGGTCCGCTCCGCGCGCTCCTCCCCTCGGGTGCGCCACATGCCCCACGCGGCGCGCAGCATCCCGACGGCCAGCCAGGCCAGATAGCCGGCGCCGGCGTACTTCACGATGCCGAACAGCACGGCGTTCCCCTGGAGCAGGGAGGCGACCCCGGCGGCCGACAGCGTCATCAGGACGGCGTCCCCGCACCAGACGCCGGCGGCGGCCGTGTAGCCGGCGCGCACCCCGCGGCGGGCGGCGACGGACAGGACGTACAGCGAGTTGGGCCCCGGCAGCAGGATGATCAGCACCAGGCCCGCCAGGTAGGTGGGAAGGTCGACGACACCGAACATGGCAAGGAGTGTCGCACGC from Streptomyces sp. DH-12 carries:
- a CDS encoding polysialyltransferase family glycosyltransferase, yielding MHRTTQMFQVSTLYGAATLAAALDAGLFGPRGQARRILLVSHNAAVPETALRLDEMHGYGPLAARFDTVVSWNEAISPYHPSAWGPRGADTVLWQRALRLLWGIDEDERVDLAVESIQANPARALVAIFSEASVDVYADGLMSYGPTRERLPLTLGRRVRRLLHLDLVPGLRPLLLSEYGVEPVIVPDGAFRAVLDEVAREAADDPLLAPVREERPTAVLLGQYLAAIDILSAREEEDLHVRMLTGAVRAGHRSIVFKPHPTAPAGYSAALHKAAADAGVRLTVLDAPLLAETLYHHARPELVVGCFSTAMVTASAYYDVPVARAGTALVLDRLRPYQNSNRIPLTLVDHLVPDLERDETPAVLGAAPASLEPLVRTMGFCMQPRTYPALRGPAEEWLRAHLADSPAPYFPALRLAELGLPGSSPATRARVRAARARRKVGRAVRGTRKR
- a CDS encoding class I SAM-dependent methyltransferase, whose product is MNSHALLTSSPARRLLRPVADLVDRRIERRLRAVEAAGRERLREIAGTVERQQLTLDLLLGPAGRGLSRVVSPGPLGRLHAEVAELAGGRDAAVRNVATAYRLLVGLESLGAGRIAGGTMNICGKLGTIPLLDPPNDEVLEIGTLHGMFCAGLIRMLERDGREPSVTIVDPFAGIQLQPGTPRRSDPSGTPVDVRTVRTNLALAGPAGLAARIERGFSQDPAVRAAVSDRRYGVIVVDGDHSAEGVAGDLRWAEEIAAPGGIVVLDDFGDPKWPGVAEALEAHLAGATRFTYLGKAALSAFLRAD
- the leuE gene encoding leucine efflux protein LeuE, which encodes MFGVVDLPTYLAGLVLIILLPGPNSLYVLSVAARRGVRAGYTAAAGVWCGDAVLMTLSAAGVASLLQGNAVLFGIVKYAGAGYLAWLAVGMLRAAWGMWRTRGEERAERTSAAGTPGERPFRRALVVSLLNPKAILFFIAFFVQFVDPAYAYPALSFVVLGALAQIASVLYLSALIFGGTRLAAAFRRRRRLSAGATSAAGALFLGFAVKLSTASA
- a CDS encoding FAD-dependent monooxygenase; its protein translation is MNDTSVLIVGAGPTGLTLGIDLARRGVPALVVEREDGLFPGSRGKGLQPRTMEVFDDLGVLDRVRAGGGRYPVGMLWRDGERLGEHHLADPVEPTEEAPYEGWMVPQWRTQRILLDRLEELGGKVAHGREVTGVAQDEDGVTAHFASGPPLRAACLVAADGGRSAVRRAVGAGMTGEAVDPLPMLVADVRIAGLDRDHWHMFPPREGRDAFLTLCPLAGTDDFQLVARFGEGARADLSPDAVRRVVADRTHLAAEDVTDVLWASDFRPRAALADRFRTGRVFLAGDAAHVHSPAGGQGLNTSVQDAYNLGWKLGAVLSDGADPALLDTYEEERRAVAADVLGLSTRIHRGEAGRGGATLQLDLGYRDSSLTAETRTEPGPVRAGDRAPDGRAGGVRLFDAFRGPHWTLLALGTDAPEPPAGVRLVRGPSHRTYGTGLFLVRPDGYVGWAGDAPDGLGAYLARFGRR
- a CDS encoding acyltransferase, which encodes MTDDIAVRMPQQKSGTGSPPARTATREHRYDIDLLRLVCSATIMVGHVGALFIHATGNDPANGAGSYWAGHVAEAVNPFAVPVYFAVAGWAVLVGAPPRDGAHMRRRIVHNLVPLFVWTGVYLAWAWLRDRNERPMTELAADSLFGSVRPAYHLWFMYNYIPVIALLALVVLLRSGRRPWGLGAALLGIAVTPSVLTTAAEVTGREMPASSWGFAFYAIVYAVGGALLLSLPAGTVRPRWPLFVLLPLSMAGALWYNTRVHYVMPNAHLFVAVMCVCVLLLVSRVRVPERWRPALRRLAGAALGAYMVHVLFVEEIAAPLVSPDLSGPAAALLLAGLLVTVMTLSFAASLLWGRLNLRRLLG
- a CDS encoding TetR/AcrR family transcriptional regulator C-terminal domain-containing protein, which translates into the protein MSTERRAPLDRRRVAGTALELLNEVGLDGLTLRAIARELDVKAPALYWHFKDKQALLDEMATEMFRRMLDGTEPGPDDGWRERLLRVNRVLRRTLLGYRDGAKVFSGTCFTGLEHAEQQEADLRLLTSAGLTLAQAVRALQTTFLYTLGFVAEEQGVEPRPGERRAGFDVEERARAMAGRPLAAEAGAALFGDYDEHFEEGLALIVAGIEARYGPS